The Amblyraja radiata isolate CabotCenter1 chromosome 5, sAmbRad1.1.pri, whole genome shotgun sequence genome includes the window ttgggtgaaaacgagaaactgTTGcaatttgggtgggggggggagagagagaggaggaatgcCGGATGTagctgaagttagataaatcaatagtcATATTACGGGGCTGTAAGCTACTcacgcgaaatatgagatgttgttcctccaatttgcgtttagcctcactctgacaatggaggcgacctaggatagaaaggtctgtgtgggagtgggatggggaattaaagtgttttgcaaccgggagatcaggtaggttcaggcggactgagcgaaggtgttgagcGAAACGATCGCACAGTCTACGCCGATGtataatgcctctgtcccacttaggaaacctgaacggaaacctcttgagacctgcgggaaccgcacggaaaccttggatggggcgcaaagtctccagaggtttccgtttaggtttcctaagtgggacaggggcataagagtccttatcttgaacaacggatacagtcgaTGATGTTGGGGGACATtgcagggggtggtttggatgggaaggggtgagttaaccggggagttacggagggaacggtctctgctgaaTGTCGAATAGGACGGATATGGAAAGATGCGacgtgttgggatcccgttggaggtggcgagagattcggaggattatgtgttataTGCGACGTCTGATGTTGTGGAGGGTAAGgtatagggggactctgtctctgttgcgactatggGGAGAGGGAGCAAGGATGGAACTGCCGGtatccgaggagacacgagtgagggcctcatctatgatgggagaggggaacccccgttccgtaaagaatgaggacctcggatggcctggtatggaacacctcatcttgggcgcagatgcagcgtagactgttcaattgtgagtaggggatagagtctttgcaggaagcagtgtGCGAAGTAGTGTAGTCCACATCGTTGTGGGAGACTGAGttttttgtaatagacgtcagtcgatagtctatttcctgtgatggacactgtgagatcaagaaagtggTCGGAGGTGTCGgatatggtccaagtaaatttgagtgcaggatggaaattcgtAGTGGATGTGTTGAACTCCATGAGATCTGCATGGGTGCGGGAGatcgcaccgatgcagtcgtcaatataACGGAGATAGTTTTCGGGGATATGGCCACAGTACGCCTGAAACAGGGATGTTCAACgtgccctacaaagaggcaggcatagctggagcccacgcgcgtgcccatagcgacgccttggacttggaggaagtgggagaattcaaaggagaagttgttaatgGTGAGGACAAGCTCTGCTAGGAAGCTTAGAGTGTTAATAGAGGGGaattggatggttctgtggtcgaggacgAAATGGAAGGCATTAATGCCTTCCTGGTggtggatggaggtgtagagtaacTGAACGTCCatcgtaaagatgagggagtgggtgcgcggaaagcggagatcattaaagagacgaagggcatcttgaaaagggagggagaaattggaccagggggataggatggcgtcgaggtacgtggaaatgaTTTCAGTCGGACAGGAGCAGGCCAGCGGTGTTTATGGATTTTGCGGGAGAAGGGTAACCCAAATGAAACTGTTCTGATGGGATCACGGACAGACCCGTTTCCGTCACATTGCCGCTCTCTCAAAAGAATTGGCGCAGATGTAAAGGACGCGGGACATTCGCACTCTTCTCACCTCGCCTTACCTCATTAAAGAAAGGATGTGATGGTTTTGGATAGGCTTAGACAAAGTTTTGGCCTGCTTTGGCCTGGATAAAATGGagttggaggggatgtttccgctGGTGGTAAAAACAATGCAGGGGCTGGACTCGGTTGGGCCTGGATAcaaaggatgtggagaggatgtttccactaatgggggagtctaggaccagagggcatagcctcggaataaaatgacgtacatttgggaaggagatgaggacggATTTCTTTGCTCAGATggaggtgaatctgttgaattcgttgccacaggaggccgtcaatggatattttaaggcggagatagatagattcttgattggtacgagtGTCAGtgattaaggggagaaggcaggaaattgggttaggagggagagatcaatcagccatgattgaatggcggagtagatttgaatgaattgaattgaatgaaatgttattagccaaacaTGTATACATATAAGGAATTTACTTAGATGCTTTGAGCGCAACAGGATAAAACACGTTATATAgccgacaattaaaaataaaacattataatttaaacacgtgaaaagaaagtaccagagtaaaaagCGACGTTTGGCTGCTGAgtagaatttcacagcaatttgcatacatacaatgataacagacagtgacagtcaaggcataattgtgcaacagtatgtaggcgaccctcaaagcccttaccctaacccaccttcaacccacgcgaatcaggtcggaaccaaacggggacaaacaacactcacatacatacacatccacacaaatatggtaatataaacgaaacaaaaagaactaaaaaaaaaaaaaagggggtcactaataacagtaaataagtaagtaattaaataaataagtgtgggggggggttaaggggagtgcagctgcagtagagcagaacaatggtggagagcactcagtcctcttccgagtccggtgaaaagttgagagagttaacaagttccaagaaagggttccatgtatctaggaatgtcttggtagagcctttgagagagaacctaagtttttcaagctttaaattgtaaagcacctccttaatccagcgggcgtgtgtcgggggacaggagagcctccagttaagcaagatcagtctccgggctaacaaggttgtaaaagctagaacccgtttcaccgcaacagagaggttggtgttgggaggggtaccgaaaatggctgacagtgggtttggaggaatagcctGGCCGTAggatctgcttatcaagtcgaaagcactcctccaaaaggctgctagcttagggcaagaccaaaacatatggctatagtTGGCAGGAGAAATAAGTTTTCATGTCTAGCTATGACGGCTTTGGTGGTCCAGGGTCGCCTCTCAAATGGACTACTTCAAAGAGTTCGTGACAAGGGGGAGAAGGGTCAGAGAAGacgttacccgctcacttcctggcaatTGCCGTGTACAGTACGTCAGTGGATGGAAGGTTGCAGCTGACAacatctcggctgatcgaacgatgagcAGCAGGCTGCTCCTATCACGAATGAAGgtttcctaattctgctccgatcactaatGAAGGCTTTAGATAGGCTGGTGGAATTGCAGGGAATGAACGGACGTGGAGCACCTGCAGACTGAAGAGACTGGTTTAACTCAGCATCATATTCCGCACTCATATAGTGGGTCAAAGGTTCTAACAGTTCTATGTTGTTATACACTCTCCAAGGATTGTGCCGAGATGTAGTAATTGATCCATTGACCTTCGGCCCAATATGCCACACccgacaacatgtcccatctatactcgtGCCACCAACCTGTTTGCCCCataaccttccaaacctgtcctattaatGTACCTGCCTTAAACGTAGCGACAGTCCCagcctctggaagctcgttccacacacccgtcACCCTTTGGTtggaaaaaagttatccctcagattatttgctatgtcttctggttctcaattcccatactctgggcgaGATGctatgtgcgtctacctgatcaattcctttcataattgtatatacctctGTGGtttaaccctcatcctcctgctctacgaataatcccagcctgctcaatctctccctatagctcaggccaacgagtcctggtaacatcctggtattaatcttctctgcaccatttccagactGACAACttatttcctgtaacatggtgcccagaactgaacacagttctCTAAGCGCGACCAcactacaactgcaacatgatctcccgagATGTAAGGGCGTCCACCATTCTCACTCTTTCCCTCAATTCCatcggttaacatatgatgagcgtttgacggcgctgggctgGACACCTCATTTAAACGTATCGAAtaatgaaagacttggatagaatagatgtggagaggatgttaccactagtgCGATTGTCTAGGCCACTAAGgcataccctcagaattaaaggacgttacacCTGgaaggaattatttgccacataagGAGgccttcagtggatatttttaaggcagatatagatagatacttgattagtacgggtgtcggggattAGGGGGAGACGGCAAGAGAATGGggaaggagggatagatagatccgtTATTATTGGATAGCGGAGTAGGCTTAATGGGCCGATTGGCATAATTCtgatcccatcacttatgacttttTCCGCAGCGAATCTCATCACCATCGTGACCCTGTGCCGAGGGAGCTGCGGTCTCGCCGGCTGCACGGTCCGGTACCTGGTGTCTATGGCCGGGGCGGACCTGCTGGTCATCATCTTCTGCGTGGTCCTCAACCACCTGGCCTCGCTCTACTTCCCCTACTCCTTACTCTTGCACTACCGCGTCTGTGCCATCAACGGCATCGCGAACGCGGCGGTCGTGGACTCGTCCGTCTGGCTCACCGTGGCTTTTACCTTCGACCGCTTCGTCGCCATTTGCTGCCCGCGTCTCAAGCCCCACTACTGCACGAAGCGGGCGGCTTTGGTGGCGATCGTCGCGGTGTGCGCCGTCAGCTACCTGCGAAATATCCCGCGCTACTTCACCTACGAGCCGGTTCGCGGACGCGCCCCCTACCCGGTCTGTCGGCTCCGCTATCTCTGCACCAACACACCCTGGGTCGCCTACCTGTGGGCCGGGACGGTGTTGACGCCCATGATCCCTTACGTGACCATCCTTCTGCTCAACGCCCTGACCGTCCGTCACATCTTAGTGGCGAGCCGGGCCCGCAAGGGCTTGCGCGGCGCCGGCGTAGGAGCAGGAGGCAAATCAGCGGATCCCGAGATGGAGAACAGGAGGAGGTCCATCGTTCTTCTCTTCGCCATCTCGGGCAGCTTCGTAATGCTGTGGATGACCAAGGTGGTCATGTTTGTGATGGAGGAGATGCTGTTGGACATGACTTGGCTGGTCACGGTCACGCAGGCCGGGACCATGCTGATGTATCTCAACTCTTGCAGTAACACCTGCATCTACGCCCTGACCCAGGCCAAGTTCAGGGAACAGGTGAAACTCACCATCACCCACCCGTTCCATTGGCTGCTCGCGTTCATCACAAACTGAACATTCCGACGTAgacgatatgtgtaggaaggaacagcagatgctggtttacaccaggattcccaaaaagttaagcaGCAAGTCGGATCGGTAttgaagaaagcaaacgcaacATAAAGAAAGCGAACCACAATTATTTCCAGAGAACAAGAATACAAAAAGAGGGATGAATacggaggctctataaggcgctggccaGGCCGCATTTTGAATACTGTGAACAATttcgggcaccatatctgaggaaatatGCGCAAGCCCTGGAGGGATTCGAGTGGAGGTTTACAAcaatggtcccaggaatgagtgcgTTAAGGTGATGAGCGTTTTTcagaactgggcctgtacttactggcgtttagaagaatgagggggcgcCGCATTGAGACGTATAGAATAGTAAACATTTTGAAAAGAGTGGAtgagcagaggatgtttccaccagtgggagagtccaggactagatctcatagcctcagaattcaaggacgcGTTTACAGGTCGGAGATGGGGAgggatttctttcatcagagggcagagaatctgtggaattctttgccatagaaggctgtgaaggccgtcaGTAGATATTTATTTTTAAGATCGATTCTTCATCAGTactggtgtcaaaggttatggggagaaggcaggagaatgggatttggaggACGTGGCTgatcagctacgattgaatgacggaatagacttgatgggacgaatggccgaaatctgctcctatcaccagtGGCTTTATGATCTatgacaccgaagagagacattaaagtactggagtaactcagctggacagacagcatctctggatagaaggatccTCTCTCCATGCCTCCCCTATTCATGCTCTCcgtccagtctgactgtcctcctgattaaatgttacgtttgtatgcttcgttgtcaactttcCATAGCTATCAATGATCTATTCTTCAATGACTATTACCAACGGCCCCTTTGATGcctaattttcacaccttacccttccatatcttgtgtctcccactcccccactctcagtccgaagaatggtctcgacacgtaacgtcacccattccttctacccagagatgctgctcgtcccgctgagttacgactACGTCCCGGGTGCTGACCGTGGTGCTGAAATCTATCCGGAGGTCCTAAATGCTCGTTGTTCATTGAATGTCAACTAAAGCAAGGAGGTGCATTCACTTTGAACGTAGATCGGTGCAGCGCAAGTTACAAGTCCATCGACCCACAATAcacgtgctgaatatgatgccaggtTCATggcttcataagttataggaccaTAATTAGACAATTCGGCCAATTAATTCCACTCCGCTGTTCCATCTTTGAATGATCTATCATtctctctcgaccccattctcctgccttattccccataacccctgacacccttactaatcgaaaACCTGtcgatctccgccttaaaattatccattgctgTCCgcaacatccttctgtggcaatgaattccacagattcaccgccctctgactaaataaatgcatcttcatctccttcctaaggcatgtccttttattctgatgttgTGCTCTCTggtctagacactcccactagtggaaacatcctttccaggtccattccatccaagcctttcactctcaggtaagtttcattgaggtcgtCCCTCATTCATTTAAATGTCagcgagtcaatagacaatagacaatagacaatagacaataggtgcacgtgtaggtcattcgacccttcaagacagtaccgccattcaataggatcatggctgattatccccaatcagtaccccgttccagccttcgccttacatcccctgactccgctattttaagagcactatctagctctctcttgaaagtatccagtgaactggcctccactgccctctgaggcagagttccacattcacaactctctgtgagaaaaagtgtttcctcatctccgttctaattggcttacccctaattctgaaactgtggcccctggttctggaatcccccaacatcgggaacacgtctcctgtctctagcgtgtccaaacccttaacaatcttatgtgtttcaataagattccctctcatccttctaaactcccccTTGTAAGTATCAAgataattggcttccactgccttctgaggcagagaattgcacaaattcacaaccctctgtgtgaaaatgtttttcctcatctccgttctgcatggcctaccacttattcttaaactgtgaccccctggttctggactcccccaatatcagtaACGTGTTCTTGCCTCTAGTGTCCAATTCCtttataatcttgtat containing:
- the LOC116972903 gene encoding probable G-protein coupled receptor 139, which produces MRDLVFLLVQDVFYHSLALVGVTANLITIVTLCRGSCGLAGCTVRYLVSMAGADLLVIIFCVVLNHLASLYFPYSLLLHYRVCAINGIANAAVVDSSVWLTVAFTFDRFVAICCPRLKPHYCTKRAALVAIVAVCAVSYLRNIPRYFTYEPVRGRAPYPVCRLRYLCTNTPWVAYLWAGTVLTPMIPYVTILLLNALTVRHILVASRARKGLRGAGVGAGGKSADPEMENRRRSIVLLFAISGSFVMLWMTKVVMFVMEEMLLDMTWLVTVTQAGTMLMYLNSCSNTCIYALTQAKFREQVKLTITHPFHWLLAFITN